A region of Gloeocapsopsis sp. IPPAS B-1203 DNA encodes the following proteins:
- a CDS encoding Tic20 family protein, whose protein sequence is MAWRGSTTVWDRIFASLAYLLPLVDVVGLLLRVGLQNTIFGEFPALRIVLVPLLPLVQIYFGIPFVGLIVFFVLFLLVVRNERVSHFIRFNTMQAILITIALFLCSILVQILAPVPGTTFAVATLANTIFLGVVIAAAYAVVQSLLGRYAEIPALSDAVYMQVR, encoded by the coding sequence ATGGCTTGGCGCGGGTCAACGACTGTTTGGGATAGAATTTTTGCTAGTCTTGCTTATTTATTACCATTAGTTGATGTTGTTGGGCTTCTACTACGTGTAGGTTTACAAAATACTATTTTTGGGGAATTTCCTGCACTGAGAATTGTTTTAGTGCCTTTGCTACCTTTGGTGCAAATCTACTTTGGTATACCATTTGTAGGGCTTATTGTTTTCTTTGTCTTGTTCTTACTAGTTGTCAGGAACGAACGGGTTAGTCACTTTATCCGCTTCAACACAATGCAGGCAATATTAATTACAATTGCGTTGTTCTTGTGCAGTATTTTGGTGCAAATATTAGCACCTGTGCCTGGTACGACTTTCGCAGTTGCAACGCTCGCTAATACTATTTTTCTCGGTGTAGTTATAGCGGCTGCCTACGCAGTTGTGCAGTCTTTGCTTGGTCGTTATGCAGAAATTCCTGCGCTCTCTGATGCAGTTTATATGCAAGTCCGCTAG
- a CDS encoding fumarylacetoacetate hydrolase family protein: MAQRYVRVQNQEGRIYYGLLKPSQSVQVLDAPPWLQGQPTELHLEPESYQILAPCSPSKIVAVGKNYADHAAEMGTEVPREPLLFLKPSTAIIPTSGEIIYPSQTRRVDYEGELALIIGDRTFGCTAAQAQNKIWGYTIANDVTARDLQQRDGQWTRAKGFDTFCPLGPWIVRELSPGARLQTFINEQVQPVQSASIDQMVFSPDVLVSYISQIMTLLPGDVVLTGTPVGVGPLQLGDLVVVEIEGIGRLENTVISREYTVVQPFEKS, encoded by the coding sequence ATGGCGCAGCGCTACGTCCGAGTTCAAAATCAAGAGGGACGGATTTACTACGGGTTACTCAAACCTAGCCAAAGCGTTCAGGTACTTGATGCTCCTCCGTGGTTACAAGGTCAGCCTACAGAGTTACATTTAGAACCAGAAAGCTACCAGATTCTAGCTCCGTGTTCTCCCTCTAAAATTGTTGCAGTTGGAAAAAATTATGCCGATCATGCTGCAGAAATGGGGACAGAAGTCCCGCGAGAGCCATTGTTATTCCTCAAACCATCTACAGCAATTATTCCTACTAGCGGTGAGATTATTTATCCATCCCAAACGCGGCGAGTCGATTACGAAGGAGAATTAGCATTAATTATTGGCGATCGCACTTTCGGCTGTACAGCCGCGCAAGCACAAAATAAAATTTGGGGCTATACCATCGCCAATGATGTTACTGCGCGCGATTTACAGCAACGCGATGGTCAATGGACGCGCGCCAAAGGATTTGATACCTTTTGCCCCCTGGGACCTTGGATTGTCCGAGAACTCAGTCCTGGAGCGCGTTTACAGACGTTTATCAATGAACAAGTGCAGCCAGTACAATCTGCCAGTATTGATCAAATGGTATTTTCACCAGATGTTCTGGTGTCGTATATTAGTCAGATCATGACACTTCTTCCTGGTGATGTCGTGTTGACAGGAACTCCTGTCGGTGTAGGACCGCTACAACTAGGCGATCTTGTTGTTGTAGAAATTGAGGGAATTGGTCGATTGGAAAATACAGTGATTTCTAGAGAATACACTGTAGTTCAACCATTCGAGAAGTCCTAG
- the rpsF gene encoding 30S ribosomal protein S6: MAYTYETMYILRPDLGEDQVAQAVTKYQNMLEEQGATQLEVQNRGKRRLAYEIAKHREGIYVQMNYQAPGRVIAQLERAMRLSDEVIRYLTIKQEVEVIESTDSQQLPEEAVVS, translated from the coding sequence ATGGCTTATACTTACGAAACAATGTACATTTTGCGTCCTGATCTAGGAGAAGATCAGGTGGCACAAGCTGTGACAAAATATCAGAACATGCTTGAAGAACAAGGAGCAACACAGCTTGAAGTTCAAAACCGTGGTAAACGTCGTCTTGCTTATGAAATCGCTAAGCATCGTGAAGGTATTTACGTTCAGATGAACTACCAAGCTCCTGGACGTGTTATTGCCCAGCTAGAACGAGCAATGCGATTGAGTGATGAGGTCATTCGCTATCTCACTATTAAGCAAGAAGTTGAAGTTATAGAAAGTACAGATTCACAGCAATTACCGGAAGAAGCAGTTGTTAGTTAG
- a CDS encoding STAS domain-containing protein, translated as MTITNENCPMLVLQPQGRLDCDGSKLLEAQFMRLMLQRGTLWVVDLAQVDFMDSSGLVALITGLKAARGNNCRLVLCHLPEPIKLILELTQLDSVFEICESYDAVLTLTEPAVLAA; from the coding sequence ATGACGATTACAAACGAAAATTGCCCAATGCTCGTACTTCAACCACAAGGAAGATTAGATTGTGATGGTAGCAAACTATTAGAGGCTCAGTTTATGAGGCTGATGCTACAACGCGGTACTCTTTGGGTAGTCGATCTTGCACAAGTTGATTTCATGGATAGCTCCGGTTTAGTAGCTTTAATTACAGGGTTGAAAGCTGCGCGAGGAAACAATTGTCGCTTAGTGTTATGTCATTTACCTGAGCCTATCAAGTTAATTTTAGAACTGACTCAACTTGATTCTGTTTTTGAAATCTGTGAAAGTTATGATGCTGTTTTGACTTTGACTGAGCCTGCTGTCCTAGCAGCTTAG
- a CDS encoding DedA family protein: MSLEFVSLEKIQEFAHYYGYWAIFIGILLENLGIPIPGETVTLIGGFLAGSQELNYWFVLGSAILGAVLGGTCGYWIGRYTGWEFILRTAGFFRIPAVRLEELKDKFSQNAAKAVFFGRFIALLRIFSGLLAGIAGMSFAKFFVYNLAGAAVWASVMVTLAFFVGQVVSLEQLVSWVGEFAILALAIATAWIVVPLWWESRQVKKIASED; this comes from the coding sequence ATGTCTCTGGAGTTTGTATCACTGGAGAAGATCCAGGAGTTTGCACATTATTACGGCTACTGGGCAATATTTATCGGTATTTTGCTAGAGAACTTGGGAATTCCCATCCCAGGAGAAACTGTAACCTTAATTGGAGGTTTTCTAGCTGGTAGTCAAGAACTCAATTATTGGTTTGTTCTAGGTAGTGCAATCTTGGGCGCTGTTCTTGGTGGCACTTGCGGATATTGGATTGGCAGATATACGGGTTGGGAATTTATTCTTCGTACTGCTGGTTTTTTTCGTATTCCCGCAGTGCGGTTAGAGGAACTGAAAGACAAATTTAGTCAAAATGCAGCTAAAGCAGTATTCTTTGGGCGATTTATTGCTTTGTTACGCATCTTTTCAGGGTTATTAGCTGGAATAGCTGGGATGTCTTTTGCCAAGTTTTTTGTATACAACTTAGCTGGGGCAGCCGTATGGGCATCTGTGATGGTTACTTTAGCTTTCTTTGTAGGACAGGTTGTGTCTTTAGAACAGTTAGTGTCCTGGGTAGGTGAATTTGCCATCTTAGCCTTAGCTATTGCTACTGCTTGGATTGTTGTTCCCTTGTGGTGGGAGTCACGCCAAGTTAAGAAAATTGCCAGTGAAGACTAA
- a CDS encoding argininosuccinate synthase, with product MGRATKVVLAYSGGVDTSVCIPYLKQEWGVAEVITLAADLGQGDELEPIKQKALQSGASESLVINAQESFVKDYAFAAIQANALYENRYPLSTALARPLIAKLLVEAAAKYGADAVAHGCTGKGNDQVRFDVSIAALNPNLKVLAPAREWGMSREETIAYGERFGIPAPVKKSSPYSIDRNLLGRSIEAGPLEDPRTEPLEEIYLMTKAIADTPDTPEYIEISFEQGLPTKLNKDAIAPVELIAQLNQIAGNHGVGRIDMVENRLVGIKSREIYETPALLVLIQAHRDLESLTLTADVTHYKRGIEETYSQMIYNGLWYSPLKGALDAFVQKTQERVSGTVRLKFFKGNATIVGRWSDNSLYTPDLATYGADDQFDHKAAEGFIYVWGLPTRIWSKHVRG from the coding sequence ATGGGTCGTGCTACCAAAGTTGTACTAGCATACTCCGGTGGAGTAGATACCTCCGTCTGTATTCCCTATCTTAAACAGGAGTGGGGTGTTGCAGAAGTTATTACCTTAGCCGCAGATCTAGGGCAGGGAGATGAATTAGAACCAATTAAACAAAAAGCACTGCAATCAGGTGCTAGCGAATCGCTTGTCATCAATGCACAAGAAAGCTTTGTTAAAGATTATGCCTTTGCTGCAATTCAGGCAAATGCTTTATATGAAAATCGCTATCCGCTGTCAACAGCTTTGGCGCGTCCCCTCATTGCGAAGCTTCTGGTAGAAGCGGCAGCAAAGTACGGTGCAGATGCGGTTGCGCATGGCTGTACTGGTAAAGGTAACGATCAAGTCCGGTTTGATGTTTCTATTGCTGCACTTAACCCAAATTTGAAAGTGCTAGCCCCAGCACGCGAATGGGGAATGAGCCGTGAGGAAACAATTGCGTATGGCGAGCGCTTCGGTATTCCAGCGCCAGTCAAAAAATCCTCGCCTTATAGTATTGACCGTAACTTACTCGGTCGCAGCATCGAAGCAGGACCTTTAGAAGATCCCCGCACCGAACCACTTGAAGAAATTTATTTGATGACAAAGGCGATCGCTGATACTCCCGACACGCCAGAATACATTGAAATCAGCTTTGAGCAAGGTCTTCCTACCAAACTAAATAAAGATGCGATCGCACCTGTAGAACTGATCGCTCAACTCAACCAAATTGCTGGTAATCACGGTGTTGGGCGCATTGATATGGTAGAAAACCGCTTAGTCGGGATCAAATCACGGGAAATTTACGAAACACCAGCTTTGCTGGTTTTAATTCAAGCGCACCGCGACTTAGAAAGCCTCACCTTAACAGCAGATGTCACCCACTACAAGCGTGGTATTGAAGAAACTTACAGCCAAATGATTTATAACGGGTTGTGGTACAGTCCGCTCAAAGGTGCACTCGATGCTTTTGTGCAAAAAACCCAAGAGCGTGTATCTGGTACTGTGCGTCTTAAATTCTTCAAGGGGAACGCAACGATTGTCGGGCGCTGGTCTGATAATTCTCTCTATACTCCAGATTTAGCAACTTACGGTGCTGACGATCAATTTGATCACAAAGCTGCAGAAGGATTCATCTACGTTTGGGGACTACCAACTCGAATTTGGTCAAAGCACGTTAGGGGTTAG
- a CDS encoding glycosyltransferase gives MFFSIVIPTYNRQPILAKCLIALEQQLLAADSAIEGYEVVLVDDGSTDGTLEWLQDNAAEFPHVRSHVQDHQGPAAARNLGVERAQGDTIIFIDSDLVVTENFLQAHADGLQQAQQTYGSDRVFTYGLVINTCNFADPTAEPYKITDFSAAYFATGNVAIARQWLEKAGLFDTRFQLYGWEDLELGVRLKQLGLKLIKCPAAVGYHWHPPFNLKQIPNLIEKEIQRGRMGVLFYQKHPIWEVRMMIQMTWLHRLLWGLLSLGGNLNERSLAPMLQWLIDQGKPQLALEIARIFLNWYNVQGVYSAYSQMQSASRAK, from the coding sequence GTGTTTTTTAGTATTGTGATTCCAACTTACAATCGTCAGCCGATTTTAGCGAAATGCTTAATAGCCCTCGAACAGCAACTTTTAGCAGCTGATAGCGCCATTGAGGGTTACGAAGTTGTCTTGGTAGACGATGGTTCGACAGATGGCACTTTAGAGTGGTTGCAAGACAATGCTGCTGAGTTTCCTCATGTGCGATCGCATGTGCAAGATCATCAAGGACCAGCAGCCGCGCGGAATTTGGGTGTAGAGCGCGCGCAGGGAGATACGATTATTTTTATTGATAGCGACCTCGTTGTTACAGAAAATTTTCTCCAAGCTCACGCTGACGGGCTACAGCAAGCACAGCAAACCTACGGTAGCGATCGCGTTTTTACCTATGGTCTTGTCATTAATACTTGCAATTTTGCCGATCCTACGGCAGAGCCGTACAAAATTACCGATTTTTCCGCGGCTTATTTTGCGACAGGGAATGTGGCGATCGCCCGTCAGTGGCTAGAAAAAGCAGGGTTATTTGATACTCGATTTCAACTTTATGGCTGGGAAGATTTGGAGTTGGGAGTACGCTTAAAACAATTAGGCTTAAAACTTATCAAATGCCCTGCAGCAGTAGGCTATCACTGGCACCCTCCCTTTAACCTCAAGCAAATTCCTAACTTAATTGAAAAAGAAATTCAGCGCGGGCGTATGGGAGTTTTATTTTATCAGAAACACCCCATTTGGGAGGTGCGCATGATGATTCAAATGACTTGGTTGCACCGTTTGCTTTGGGGACTGCTTTCACTCGGTGGTAATCTCAACGAACGTAGCTTGGCTCCTATGCTTCAGTGGTTAATCGATCAGGGTAAACCGCAGTTAGCCCTGGAAATTGCGCGGATTTTTCTAAATTGGTACAACGTTCAAGGTGTTTACTCGGCTTACTCTCAAATGCAGTCTGCTTCCCGCGCCAAGTAG
- the rpsB gene encoding 30S ribosomal protein S2, protein MPVVSLAQMMEAGVHFGHQTRRWNPKMAPYIYTSRNGVHIIDLVQTAQLMDDAYQYTRTAAEQGKKFLFVGTKRQAAGIIAQEAARCGSYYVNQRWLGGMLTNWTTIKTRAERLKELERREENGALDLLPKKEASVLRREMAKLQKYLGGIKTMRKIPDVVVIVDQRREYNAVQECQKLGIQIVSMLDTNCDPDVVDVPIPANDDAIRSIKLIVGKLADAIYEGRHGQLEAEEEYDYEGAEEDLEYDESEIEYTDSLLPDEEEEQTEEE, encoded by the coding sequence ATGCCGGTTGTCTCATTGGCGCAAATGATGGAGGCAGGAGTTCACTTTGGGCATCAAACCCGACGGTGGAATCCTAAAATGGCTCCATATATCTATACCTCCCGCAATGGAGTGCATATCATTGACTTGGTACAAACTGCCCAGTTAATGGACGATGCGTATCAGTATACGCGTACTGCCGCAGAACAAGGTAAGAAGTTCCTCTTTGTCGGTACAAAAAGGCAAGCAGCCGGAATCATCGCTCAAGAAGCAGCACGTTGTGGTTCGTATTACGTTAATCAAAGGTGGTTGGGCGGAATGCTGACTAACTGGACAACAATTAAAACGCGTGCAGAGCGGTTAAAAGAATTAGAGCGCCGCGAAGAAAATGGAGCACTAGATTTGTTACCCAAAAAAGAAGCTTCGGTACTGCGCCGCGAGATGGCAAAGCTACAGAAGTATTTGGGTGGAATTAAAACAATGCGGAAAATTCCTGATGTAGTCGTGATTGTAGACCAACGTCGGGAGTACAATGCCGTACAAGAATGTCAAAAGCTAGGGATTCAAATTGTGTCAATGTTAGATACTAACTGCGATCCTGATGTAGTTGATGTTCCCATTCCAGCTAACGATGACGCAATTCGCTCAATCAAGCTAATTGTCGGCAAATTAGCAGACGCAATCTATGAAGGACGTCACGGTCAACTAGAAGCAGAAGAGGAATACGATTACGAAGGTGCAGAGGAAGATCTCGAATACGACGAAAGCGAAATCGAGTATACTGACTCATTGCTACCAGATGAAGAAGAGGAACAAACCGAAGAAGAATAG
- the recG gene encoding ATP-dependent DNA helicase RecG: MTSLDLGRLQKALAVEAERGFADLIGKQYRFSEFLCLSFGKPPVTLPLDERQRWQEIAAQFAKYPELPLEERQHLVAEARRCVYHTQRYQRGDNVTKQSTKERSPHSTKTKLPPTTPLVQPLQTEAAIRIAPNPEQPLKSLPEVGVRRSGYLAKLGLYTVRDVLFYYPRDHIDYARQVNIKELQAGETVTLLGTVKRCTCFNSPRNPKLTILELVLKDNTGQIRINRFFAGARYSHRGWQEQQKRRYPVGAVVAASGLVKESKYGLTLEDPEIEVLAHPGDTIDSLTIGRVVPVYALTEGVGADMVRKAVTAALPACVHLKDPLPFRLRDKYGLMELKAAIANIHFPSDSTSLELARRRLVFDEFFYLQLGLLQRQHKARQIQNGAVLARTGKLIQTFYQLLPFELTNAQSRVVNDILDDLQKPVPMNRLVQGDVGSGKTVVAVIAILAAIQSGYQAALMAPTEVLAEQHYRKLVSWFNLLHLPVELLTGSTKTAKRRQIHAQLETGELPLLVGTHALIQEKVNFQRLGLAVIDEQHRFGVGQRAQLQQKGESPHVLTMTATPIPRTLALTLHGDLDVSQIDELPPGRQQIQTTVLSAKERSHAYDLINREIAQGRQTYIVLPLVEESEKLDVRAAVEEHQRLQESIFPQYQVGLLHGRMSSADKDVAINQFRDNQTQILVSTTVIEVGVDVPNATVMMIENAERFGLSQLHQLRGRVGRGAAKSYCLLMSNSKAETAISRLKVLEQSQDGFFISEMDMRFRGPGEVLGTRQSGLPDFTLASLVEDQGVLELARAAAETVIELDATLERWRLMKAELEYRYQKLMGGAILT; the protein is encoded by the coding sequence ATGACATCACTAGATTTAGGGCGATTGCAAAAAGCATTGGCAGTAGAAGCAGAACGCGGCTTTGCTGATTTAATAGGTAAGCAATATCGCTTTAGTGAATTTCTCTGTCTTAGTTTTGGTAAACCTCCGGTAACTCTGCCGTTAGATGAGCGTCAACGGTGGCAAGAAATAGCAGCACAATTTGCCAAATATCCAGAATTGCCATTAGAAGAACGACAACACCTCGTAGCTGAAGCACGAAGATGCGTGTATCATACACAACGATATCAGCGTGGGGACAATGTCACAAAGCAAAGTACAAAAGAGCGATCGCCCCACTCAACAAAAACGAAACTCCCGCCGACAACACCCTTAGTACAACCGCTACAGACAGAAGCCGCAATCCGCATTGCACCGAATCCAGAGCAACCTTTAAAAAGCTTACCCGAAGTAGGAGTGAGAAGAAGTGGTTACTTAGCAAAACTGGGGTTGTATACAGTACGCGACGTTCTATTTTATTATCCCCGCGACCACATTGATTATGCACGACAAGTCAATATCAAAGAATTGCAAGCAGGAGAGACAGTAACACTATTAGGAACAGTCAAACGCTGTACTTGCTTTAATAGCCCGCGCAATCCTAAATTAACGATCCTGGAACTTGTCCTTAAAGATAATACTGGTCAAATTCGGATTAATCGTTTTTTTGCAGGGGCGCGATATAGTCATCGTGGTTGGCAAGAACAACAAAAACGTCGCTATCCTGTAGGTGCAGTTGTTGCTGCTTCTGGATTAGTCAAAGAAAGTAAATATGGTTTAACGCTAGAAGATCCTGAAATTGAAGTTTTAGCGCATCCAGGAGATACGATTGATTCGCTGACAATCGGTCGAGTCGTACCAGTGTATGCTTTGACAGAAGGCGTAGGTGCAGATATGGTACGCAAAGCAGTTACGGCAGCTTTACCTGCGTGCGTACATCTCAAAGACCCCTTGCCATTTCGCCTGCGCGACAAGTATGGTTTGATGGAATTAAAAGCGGCGATCGCAAATATTCACTTTCCCTCAGATAGCACTTCTTTAGAACTGGCTCGACGTCGCCTTGTCTTTGATGAATTTTTCTATTTACAACTTGGTTTACTACAACGCCAACACAAAGCACGTCAAATTCAAAACGGTGCAGTTTTAGCGCGTACTGGAAAACTTATTCAAACATTTTACCAACTACTACCCTTTGAACTGACTAACGCTCAATCGCGAGTTGTTAACGATATCCTCGATGACTTACAAAAACCAGTACCGATGAACCGTTTGGTACAAGGAGATGTGGGTTCGGGGAAAACTGTAGTTGCTGTCATAGCAATCTTGGCAGCGATTCAATCAGGTTATCAAGCAGCGTTAATGGCTCCGACAGAAGTGTTAGCAGAACAACACTATCGCAAATTAGTCAGCTGGTTTAATCTGTTGCATTTACCCGTAGAACTGTTAACAGGTTCTACAAAAACTGCAAAACGCCGCCAAATTCATGCTCAACTAGAAACAGGTGAATTACCGCTATTGGTCGGTACTCATGCTTTGATTCAAGAAAAAGTCAACTTTCAACGTTTAGGTTTAGCTGTGATTGACGAACAACATCGTTTTGGTGTAGGACAACGGGCACAGTTACAGCAAAAAGGCGAATCTCCCCACGTCCTGACAATGACAGCCACTCCCATTCCCCGTACGCTAGCGCTAACATTACATGGCGATTTAGATGTTAGTCAAATTGACGAACTACCACCAGGAAGACAACAAATTCAGACAACAGTTCTATCAGCAAAAGAACGCAGTCACGCCTACGACTTAATTAACCGCGAAATTGCTCAAGGACGTCAAACTTATATCGTTTTACCTTTAGTAGAAGAATCAGAAAAGTTAGATGTACGGGCGGCTGTCGAAGAACATCAACGACTCCAAGAAAGTATTTTTCCGCAATATCAAGTAGGCTTACTTCATGGTCGGATGAGTTCAGCAGATAAAGATGTTGCTATTAATCAATTTCGTGACAATCAAACACAAATTTTAGTGTCAACAACCGTCATTGAAGTAGGAGTTGATGTACCCAATGCAACTGTGATGATGATTGAAAATGCTGAGCGTTTCGGTTTATCGCAACTGCATCAATTACGCGGTCGTGTCGGTCGGGGTGCAGCAAAATCTTACTGTCTTTTGATGAGTAATTCTAAAGCAGAAACTGCAATATCGCGGTTAAAAGTCTTAGAACAATCGCAAGATGGCTTTTTCATTTCAGAGATGGATATGCGCTTTCGCGGTCCTGGAGAAGTCTTAGGGACAAGACAATCAGGATTACCAGACTTTACTTTAGCAAGTCTTGTAGAAGATCAAGGAGTTTTGGAATTAGCAAGAGCCGCCGCAGAAACAGTAATTGAACTTGATGCAACTTTAGAACGCTGGCGTTTGATGAAAGCTGAGTTGGAATATCGCTATCAAAAATTGATGGGTGGTGCTATCTTGACGTAG
- the argB gene encoding acetylglutamate kinase produces the protein MFNDSEYIRETEATRVRVLSEALPYIQQFAGRTVVVKYGGAAMKDSSLKDKVIRDIVFLSYVGLRPIVVHGGGPEINSWLDKLGIEPQFKNGLRVTDAATMDVVEMVLVGRVNKEIVSLINRAGGSAVGLCGKDGNLIKARPQGQEGIGFVGEVTSMDVNILEALVKSGYIPVVSSVAADETGQAYNINADTAAGELAAALGAEKLILLTDTPGILKEYKDPSSLLHKLDIQQARELISQGVVSGGMIPKVNCCVRSLAQGVHAAHIIDGRIPHALLLEIFTDSGIGSMIVASEFMG, from the coding sequence ATGTTCAACGATAGCGAATATATTAGAGAAACTGAAGCCACCCGTGTTCGAGTCCTGAGTGAAGCACTGCCTTATATTCAACAGTTTGCCGGAAGAACCGTTGTTGTAAAATACGGCGGTGCGGCAATGAAAGATAGTTCGCTTAAAGATAAAGTTATTCGCGACATTGTATTTTTATCTTATGTAGGGCTACGACCAATCGTTGTTCACGGTGGTGGACCAGAAATTAATAGCTGGTTAGATAAGTTGGGAATTGAACCACAATTTAAAAATGGCTTGCGCGTCACGGATGCGGCAACAATGGATGTCGTAGAAATGGTGTTAGTTGGTCGCGTTAACAAAGAAATTGTCTCTCTAATTAACCGTGCTGGCGGCTCTGCGGTTGGATTGTGTGGTAAAGATGGTAATTTGATCAAAGCACGTCCTCAAGGTCAAGAAGGTATTGGCTTTGTCGGAGAAGTCACGAGTATGGATGTCAATATTTTGGAGGCGCTAGTTAAGAGCGGTTATATTCCTGTTGTGTCAAGTGTGGCGGCAGACGAAACAGGTCAAGCTTATAATATCAATGCCGATACTGCCGCAGGTGAACTTGCTGCCGCATTAGGTGCGGAAAAATTAATTTTACTGACTGATACGCCAGGAATTTTGAAAGAGTATAAAGACCCTTCTAGCTTGCTGCATAAACTAGACATTCAACAAGCGCGAGAACTAATCTCACAAGGCGTTGTGAGCGGTGGAATGATTCCAAAAGTTAACTGTTGCGTGCGATCGCTCGCCCAAGGCGTTCATGCTGCCCATATCATCGATGGGAGAATTCCTCACGCTTTACTGCTAGAAATCTTTACCGATAGTGGTATTGGCTCAATGATTGTAGCTTCTGAGTTTATGGGGTAG
- a CDS encoding shikimate kinase: MNKSVEQNNLLKGVNLYLVGMMGTGKTTVGRVLATKLGYKFVDTDEIITQVTQQSISEVFATTGESAFRQIETQVLARVCAYTHLAIATGGGIVLRRENWSYLHHGLIVWLDAPIELLYTRLNTDETRPLLQAGDLRTQLETLLQQRQPLYSQADLRVNVNLEETPEQLATRILAAIPQVLKKAGETPTTQL, encoded by the coding sequence GTGAACAAGTCAGTTGAGCAAAATAATTTATTGAAAGGAGTCAACTTATACTTAGTTGGCATGATGGGAACTGGTAAAACAACAGTAGGGCGTGTCTTAGCAACCAAACTCGGCTATAAATTTGTGGATACAGATGAGATTATTACTCAAGTAACACAGCAATCAATAAGCGAAGTATTTGCGACAACTGGTGAATCAGCGTTCAGGCAGATAGAAACTCAAGTCTTAGCAAGAGTTTGTGCTTATACACATTTAGCGATCGCCACGGGTGGTGGTATTGTCCTGCGACGCGAAAATTGGAGTTATTTGCACCACGGTTTAATTGTCTGGCTTGATGCACCGATAGAATTGCTCTATACCCGTTTAAATACTGATGAAACTCGACCATTACTCCAAGCAGGTGACTTGCGCACACAGCTAGAAACTCTATTGCAACAACGACAACCGCTTTATTCACAAGCAGATCTCCGAGTTAATGTAAATTTGGAAGAAACGCCAGAACAACTTGCTACGCGAATATTAGCAGCAATTCCTCAAGTCTTGAAGAAGGCGGGCGAGACACCTACAACACAACTTTAG